The Mucilaginibacter mallensis genome has a segment encoding these proteins:
- a CDS encoding polysaccharide deacetylase family protein, whose protein sequence is MYLFKTPLLLKKLYPQLIWDMKQDKPCIYLTFDDGPIPIVTPFVLNILKQYNAKATFFCIGDNVRKHPDIFEQIKADGHAIGNHTYNHLKGWKTDSQDYLKNTLKADELLHTKLFRPPYGRIKREQIKLLKNAIPGIKMVMWDVLSGDFDINLQPEKCLQRVLKHTQSGSIVVFHDSLKAFNRLEYVLPKAMEVWSEAGYSFGALSV, encoded by the coding sequence ATGTACCTGTTTAAAACACCCTTGCTGCTAAAAAAGCTGTATCCCCAACTTATATGGGATATGAAACAGGACAAACCTTGCATTTATCTCACTTTTGACGATGGCCCCATACCTATTGTTACACCGTTTGTATTAAATATTTTAAAACAGTATAATGCCAAAGCCACCTTTTTTTGTATCGGCGATAATGTACGCAAACACCCTGACATTTTTGAACAGATAAAGGCTGATGGCCATGCCATCGGCAATCATACCTACAACCATTTAAAAGGCTGGAAAACAGATAGCCAGGATTACCTCAAAAATACATTAAAAGCTGATGAATTACTACATACAAAACTTTTTCGTCCGCCCTATGGCAGGATAAAAAGAGAGCAGATAAAACTACTAAAAAATGCGATACCCGGCATTAAAATGGTGATGTGGGATGTGCTCAGCGGCGACTTTGATATTAACCTGCAACCGGAGAAATGTTTACAGCGTGTTTTAAAGCACACCCAAAGCGGCTCCATCGTAGTTTTCCACGACAGTCTGAAAGCATTTAACCGCCTGGAATATGTTTTGCCAAAGGCGATGGAGGTATGGAGCGAGGCAGGGTATAGTTTTGGTGCCCTAAGCGTTTGA
- the radA gene encoding DNA repair protein RadA: MAKTKIAYFCQSCGFESPKWLGKCPSCQQWNTFVEEIIEKSNGSVPDWKATSSTTQQRANKPVEIPDIVFSEEQRMLTPDKEFNRVLGGGIVAGSLVLIGGEPGIGKSTLMLQLALSMPNLKILYISGEESEKQIKMRAERLDPSEKQEPQATNHEPKINFNSEIKHPKSEFGKGCYILTETSTQNIFKQIEQLQPDLVVVDSIQTLHSSHIESTPGSVSQVRECTAELLRFAKESSTPVFLIGHITKDGMIAGPKILEHMVDTVLQFEGDRHHVYRILRAVKNRFGSASELGIYEMLGEGLREVSNPSEILLSQRDEPLSGITISATLEGMRPMLIETQALVSTSAYGTPQRTATGFDTRRMNMLLAVLEKRCGFKLGAKDVFLNITGGIRVEDPAIDLGLAAAIISSHEDIPIPFKTCFAGEIGLSGEIRAVNRVEQRIAEAQKLGFEQIFISKYNLPSGGKDKKRIDLTRYAIEVRTVGNIEEVFGLLFG, encoded by the coding sequence ATGGCTAAAACCAAGATCGCTTACTTTTGCCAAAGCTGTGGCTTTGAATCACCTAAATGGCTGGGCAAATGCCCGTCGTGCCAGCAATGGAATACCTTTGTAGAAGAAATTATTGAGAAAAGTAATGGCTCAGTACCTGACTGGAAAGCCACCTCATCAACCACACAGCAACGCGCCAACAAACCTGTTGAGATCCCGGATATAGTTTTCAGCGAGGAACAGCGCATGCTTACGCCCGATAAGGAATTTAACCGGGTGCTGGGTGGTGGCATTGTCGCGGGCTCATTGGTGTTGATAGGCGGTGAACCGGGCATTGGTAAATCAACCTTAATGCTGCAGTTGGCATTGAGTATGCCTAATCTAAAGATCCTTTATATCTCCGGCGAGGAAAGCGAAAAGCAGATAAAAATGAGAGCCGAAAGACTCGACCCATCGGAGAAGCAGGAACCACAAGCCACGAACCACGAACCCAAAATCAACTTTAATTCCGAAATCAAACATCCGAAATCCGAATTTGGCAAGGGCTGCTATATACTTACGGAAACATCAACCCAAAACATATTTAAGCAGATAGAACAACTGCAACCCGACCTGGTGGTGGTGGATTCTATCCAAACCTTGCACTCTTCGCATATCGAATCAACCCCAGGCAGTGTATCGCAGGTGCGGGAATGCACCGCCGAGCTATTGCGTTTTGCCAAGGAAAGCTCTACACCCGTATTCCTGATTGGCCATATTACCAAAGATGGTATGATTGCAGGGCCTAAAATACTGGAGCATATGGTTGATACCGTTTTGCAGTTTGAGGGCGACAGACATCATGTTTACCGCATTCTGCGGGCTGTTAAAAACCGCTTTGGTTCAGCATCAGAGCTGGGCATTTACGAGATGCTGGGCGAAGGCTTGCGTGAGGTATCAAACCCCTCAGAAATATTGTTATCACAACGTGATGAGCCGTTGAGCGGCATTACTATATCTGCCACACTGGAGGGCATGCGCCCTATGCTGATTGAGACGCAGGCATTGGTAAGTACATCGGCCTATGGCACACCGCAGCGCACCGCCACCGGCTTTGATACCCGCCGTATGAACATGCTGCTGGCTGTGCTCGAAAAGCGCTGCGGATTTAAACTGGGCGCCAAAGATGTATTCCTGAATATAACAGGTGGCATCCGGGTTGAGGACCCGGCTATCGACCTCGGTTTAGCTGCGGCTATCATCTCATCTCATGAAGATATCCCTATCCCTTTTAAAACATGTTTCGCCGGCGAGATAGGTCTCTCAGGCGAAATACGCGCAGTAAACCGTGTAGAACAACGCATTGCCGAAGCGCAGAAGCTAGGCTTTGAACAGATATTCATCTCCAAATACAACCTGCCATCAGGCGGGAAAGATAAGAAACGGATAGACCTTACCCGCTATGCCATTGAGGTACGCACGGTAGGTAATATTGAAGAAGTATTTGGCTTGCTGTTTGGCTAA
- the carB gene encoding carbamoyl-phosphate synthase large subunit, with the protein MPKDTSIKHVLIIGSGPIIIGQACEFDYAGSQAALSLKDEGITVSIINSNPATIMTDKVIADHVYLLPLEPESIEKILQEQQIDAVLPTMGGQTALNLCISVAEQGIWEKYGVKIVGVDLAAIEKTENREAFRQLMVDIGVGVATSKIANSFLEGKEAAQQIGFPLVIRPSYTLGGKGAGFVHKKEDFDAALSRGLQASPTHEVLVEQAVLGWKEYELELLRDSNDNVIIICSIENFDPMGIHTGDSITVAPAMTLSDRCYQEMRNQAIKMMRAIGNFAGGCNVQFSVNPADEAIIAIEINPRVSRSSALASKATGYPIAKIAAKLAIGYNLDEIENQITKTTSAYFEPTLDYVIVKIPRWNFDKFKGANRELGLQMKSVGEVMGIGRSFIEALQKACQSLEIGRAGLGADGRQSRNLEEIMHSLEHPSWDRLFHIYDALSLGVPIESVRKATKIDRWFLNQIMDVVNLETELRRYSLNNIPEDFLFTLKQKGFSDTQIAYILGNVTEEDVYQRRKALGIKRVYKMVDTCAAEFSAKTPYYYSTYEGENESVASDKKKIIVLGSGPNRIGQGIEFDYSCVHGLLAAKESGFEAIMVNCNPETVSTDFNMADKLYFEPVYWEHVREIIELEKPYGVIVQLGGQTALKMAEKMHEHGIKIIGTSFDNMDIAEDRGRFSDLLKELEIPYPKYGVAESAEEALEVAHEVGYPVLVRPSYVLGGQGMSIVINDEDLEKAVVGLLKNLPGNRVLIDHFLDRAAEAESDSISDGDDVHIVGMMEHIEPAGIHSGDSFAVLPPFDLSDSAIQQMEEYTVKIAKALNVLGLLNIQFAIKNDKVYVIEANPRASRTVPFIAKAYDVPYINIAAKVMLGVNKLKDFTIERKLWGYAIKEPVFSFDKFPEVNKELGPEMKSTGEAIRFIPNLQDPYFRHLYKEKSMYLSK; encoded by the coding sequence ATGCCCAAAGACACCTCCATTAAACACGTATTGATCATTGGTTCAGGCCCTATTATTATAGGCCAGGCTTGTGAATTTGATTACGCCGGATCGCAGGCGGCGCTTTCGTTAAAGGACGAAGGTATCACCGTATCTATCATCAACAGCAACCCGGCAACCATCATGACCGACAAAGTTATTGCCGACCATGTGTACCTGCTGCCACTTGAGCCTGAAAGTATTGAGAAAATATTACAGGAACAACAGATTGACGCTGTATTGCCTACCATGGGTGGCCAAACAGCGCTAAACCTGTGCATAAGCGTTGCCGAGCAGGGTATTTGGGAAAAGTATGGCGTAAAGATAGTAGGTGTTGACCTGGCAGCCATCGAGAAGACCGAAAACCGCGAGGCCTTTCGCCAGCTGATGGTTGATATTGGCGTAGGGGTGGCAACATCAAAAATTGCCAACTCGTTTTTAGAAGGTAAAGAAGCAGCGCAGCAGATCGGCTTTCCGCTGGTTATACGCCCAAGCTATACGCTGGGTGGTAAAGGCGCAGGCTTTGTACATAAAAAAGAAGATTTTGACGCAGCCCTGAGCCGTGGCTTGCAGGCATCGCCAACTCATGAGGTTTTGGTGGAGCAGGCAGTTTTAGGCTGGAAGGAATATGAGCTGGAGCTATTGAGGGACAGTAATGACAACGTGATCATCATCTGCTCTATCGAGAACTTCGACCCAATGGGTATCCATACCGGCGACTCGATAACCGTGGCACCAGCCATGACCCTGAGCGACCGCTGCTACCAGGAAATGCGTAACCAGGCCATCAAAATGATGCGCGCCATAGGTAACTTCGCAGGGGGCTGTAACGTACAGTTCTCGGTTAACCCGGCTGATGAGGCGATCATCGCCATCGAGATCAACCCGCGTGTATCACGTTCATCGGCACTGGCATCAAAAGCAACCGGTTACCCTATCGCTAAAATAGCTGCAAAGCTGGCCATAGGTTACAACCTTGATGAAATAGAAAACCAGATCACCAAAACCACTTCAGCTTATTTTGAGCCGACGCTGGATTACGTGATCGTAAAGATCCCACGCTGGAACTTTGATAAATTTAAAGGTGCCAACCGCGAGCTGGGCCTGCAAATGAAATCGGTAGGTGAGGTAATGGGTATAGGTCGCAGCTTTATCGAGGCTTTACAGAAGGCTTGTCAGAGTCTGGAGATCGGTCGTGCCGGCTTAGGTGCGGATGGTCGCCAGAGCCGCAACCTGGAAGAGATCATGCACAGTTTGGAGCATCCAAGCTGGGACAGGTTGTTCCACATTTATGATGCCTTGAGCCTGGGTGTGCCGATTGAGTCGGTAAGAAAAGCAACTAAGATAGATCGCTGGTTCCTGAACCAGATAATGGATGTAGTGAACCTGGAAACAGAACTACGCCGTTACTCACTGAATAATATCCCTGAAGACTTCTTATTCACCCTGAAACAAAAAGGTTTCTCGGATACACAAATCGCCTACATACTGGGTAATGTTACCGAGGAAGATGTTTACCAGCGCCGCAAAGCACTGGGTATAAAAAGGGTTTATAAAATGGTGGATACCTGCGCTGCAGAGTTCTCGGCCAAAACACCTTACTACTACTCAACCTACGAAGGCGAGAATGAATCGGTAGCATCAGATAAAAAGAAAATAATAGTATTGGGCTCAGGTCCTAACCGTATAGGTCAGGGTATTGAGTTTGATTATAGCTGCGTTCACGGTCTGCTTGCCGCCAAGGAATCAGGTTTTGAAGCCATCATGGTTAACTGTAACCCTGAAACGGTATCAACCGACTTTAACATGGCAGATAAGCTGTACTTTGAGCCGGTTTACTGGGAGCATGTGCGGGAGATCATCGAACTGGAAAAACCTTATGGTGTGATAGTACAGCTGGGTGGTCAAACTGCCTTGAAGATGGCAGAGAAAATGCACGAGCATGGCATCAAGATCATCGGTACCTCGTTTGATAACATGGATATCGCTGAGGATCGCGGTCGTTTCTCTGACCTGTTGAAAGAACTTGAAATCCCATATCCAAAATATGGCGTAGCCGAAAGCGCTGAAGAAGCACTGGAAGTTGCACATGAAGTTGGTTACCCGGTACTTGTACGCCCAAGCTACGTATTAGGCGGACAAGGCATGAGCATTGTGATAAACGATGAGGACCTGGAGAAAGCTGTTGTAGGCTTGTTAAAGAACCTGCCAGGCAATCGTGTACTGATTGACCACTTCCTTGATCGTGCGGCTGAGGCGGAGTCGGACTCGATAAGCGATGGCGATGATGTGCATATAGTAGGTATGATGGAACACATTGAGCCTGCCGGTATCCACTCAGGCGATTCATTCGCGGTGTTGCCACCGTTTGATCTTTCTGATAGCGCTATACAGCAGATGGAAGAATATACGGTTAAAATAGCCAAAGCATTAAACGTGCTTGGCTTGCTGAACATACAATTCGCTATCAAGAATGATAAGGTGTATGTGATAGAGGCTAATCCGCGTGCATCACGTACGGTACCATTCATAGCTAAAGCATACGATGTGCCTTACATTAACATAGCTGCCAAAGTTATGCTGGGTGTAAACAAGCTAAAAGACTTCACCATTGAGCGCAAGCTATGGGGCTACGCGATAAAAGAACCGGTGTTCTCATTCGATAAGTTCCCTGAAGTAAACAAGGAACTCGGCCCTGAGATGAAATCAACCGGCGAAGCGATCCGCTTTATACCTAACCTGCAGGATCCATACTTCAGGCATCTGTATAAAGAGAAATCAATGTATTTGAGCAAATAA
- a CDS encoding DUF4920 domain-containing protein: MKLLYLLVALFLSIGAGAQQHTPLPHGTVYGKKPSITSMMPATKLEAYMGNRTRISTTIEGKVIKVTKTKGGWFELDAGNGKIINAHFKDYAVTIPTDLKGRTVIIEGVAQKQFIADDGQHFAGDTVAGKKQHNVNANPKQSLTFEVSGLMVDK, from the coding sequence ATGAAATTATTGTATTTACTTGTTGCCCTGTTCTTATCAATTGGTGCCGGGGCACAGCAACATACACCCTTGCCACATGGCACGGTTTATGGCAAAAAACCCAGCATAACCAGTATGATGCCCGCCACAAAGCTTGAAGCGTATATGGGCAACAGAACCCGCATAAGTACAACCATTGAAGGCAAAGTAATTAAAGTCACCAAAACAAAAGGTGGCTGGTTTGAGCTGGATGCAGGCAACGGAAAGATCATTAACGCGCATTTTAAGGATTATGCCGTAACCATACCAACCGATTTAAAAGGCCGTACAGTAATTATTGAGGGTGTGGCCCAGAAACAATTTATTGCTGATGATGGTCAGCATTTTGCCGGAGATACGGTTGCAGGGAAAAAGCAGCATAACGTAAATGCCAACCCTAAACAAAGCCTTACTTTTGAAGTTAGCGGGTTAATGGTGGATAAGTAA
- a CDS encoding TolC family protein, whose product MAQHILKFKKAILLGIMLTAIGFTANAQQVISLQKAVNLTLQRNLTIQQAQVTQSLAAQDVDQSKYNLLPSASANPTAGWGFGRSPVAGAYVYANQTIFNVNASAAVQVTLFQGGQLRNQIIENKLILDADKTSVEKVKNDLVLNVVTDYLQILANMDLITAAKQQIGIANITLDRSQKSFNAGNQTLADLSQAKAGLSTAELNLTTAQNQYASSILTLKQYMEMSPDSDIIVEKPDVSHFNDIKTVFDADEVAKTAMGVNPDVHLAELQEKSYQQQIKIAKGNYYPTLALYGNLASYYSSAQDKFRITGLTTPVVQPIGVVSSTGAIVNSLQPVSNPIYGPYSFTRQFDDNFNQSVGISLQIPIFNRFTARTSVRKAKLNYEYAQISTQLARNTLTKTISQAVLDVESAEKSYLSAIQTYNANKEAFNIVQQRYNVGLVNSLDYNTSLTNYNKAETDMIQAKYTVIFRSKVIDYYLGIPITL is encoded by the coding sequence ATGGCACAACATATATTAAAATTTAAAAAGGCAATTCTACTCGGTATTATGCTTACTGCAATTGGTTTTACCGCCAATGCCCAGCAGGTAATAAGCCTGCAAAAAGCAGTCAACCTTACCTTGCAGCGTAACCTAACCATACAACAGGCACAGGTAACCCAGTCATTAGCTGCCCAGGATGTTGACCAAAGCAAGTATAATTTATTACCCAGCGCAAGTGCAAATCCAACAGCCGGTTGGGGTTTTGGTCGTAGCCCGGTAGCAGGTGCTTATGTGTATGCCAATCAAACAATTTTTAACGTAAATGCCAGCGCGGCAGTGCAGGTTACGCTTTTCCAGGGCGGGCAGCTGCGCAACCAGATCATCGAAAACAAACTCATACTCGATGCTGATAAAACAAGCGTAGAGAAAGTAAAGAACGACCTTGTTTTAAACGTGGTGACCGATTATCTGCAAATACTGGCAAATATGGACCTGATAACTGCCGCCAAACAGCAAATCGGCATTGCGAATATTACGCTCGACAGGTCGCAGAAAAGCTTTAACGCCGGTAACCAAACCCTTGCCGATCTTTCGCAGGCAAAAGCGGGCCTGTCAACCGCGGAGCTTAACCTTACAACGGCGCAAAACCAATATGCTTCTTCTATCCTGACATTAAAACAGTACATGGAAATGAGCCCCGACTCGGATATTATTGTTGAGAAACCCGATGTAAGCCATTTTAATGATATTAAAACAGTGTTTGATGCTGATGAAGTTGCTAAAACAGCCATGGGCGTTAACCCCGATGTGCACCTGGCTGAATTGCAGGAAAAAAGTTATCAGCAGCAAATTAAAATAGCCAAGGGCAATTATTACCCAACACTGGCACTGTATGGCAACCTTGCATCGTACTACTCAAGCGCACAGGATAAGTTCAGGATAACAGGGCTTACTACACCTGTTGTACAGCCTATAGGTGTGGTTTCATCAACAGGCGCTATTGTTAATAGCTTACAGCCGGTATCAAACCCTATTTACGGGCCATATTCATTTACCCGCCAGTTTGATGATAACTTTAACCAAAGCGTAGGCATTAGCTTGCAGATACCTATTTTCAACCGCTTTACGGCACGTACCTCGGTAAGGAAAGCTAAGCTTAATTACGAATACGCGCAAATAAGCACCCAGCTTGCACGCAATACCTTAACCAAAACTATTTCGCAGGCGGTGCTGGATGTGGAGTCGGCAGAGAAAAGTTATCTATCGGCCATACAAACTTACAATGCCAATAAAGAGGCTTTTAACATAGTACAGCAAAGGTATAATGTAGGGTTGGTGAACTCGCTTGATTATAATACCTCATTAACCAACTACAACAAGGCCGAAACTGATATGATACAGGCCAAATACACGGTTATATTCAGAAGCAAAGTAATTGACTATTATTTGGGTATACCGATAACGTTGTAA
- a CDS encoding efflux RND transporter periplasmic adaptor subunit: MGKTTKYILITVGVVIVLLVIGKMTGLLGGQSKTQVATEKVAVRDIVETVTASGKIKPHLEVKISAEVSGEIVELPVREGDVVKKGQLLCKIRPDALKSAFERNVASYNTQKASVGNSKQLLAQAQATYDNQASIYKRDQTLFDNKVLTAAEFDAAKASYEGAKAGLEAAKQNVIGSNYGLAQSSASVQEAQADLDKTSIFSPIDGVISKLSVEKGDRVLGTIQFAGTDIMTVSDLSKMDVNVDVNENDINRIELGDSSNIDVDAFVDKKFSGAVSEIGSSANVVGTNADQVTNFTVKVRINPESYMALLNKTATNPSPFRPGLTATVDIRTNHVHGITVPIQSVTTREEKKATKPGDASSSDDDKQVKMSTVVKEYVFVYNAGKLKQVLVTTGIQDDSYIQVLTGLKKGDEVVSAPYSAISKTLSDGMLVEKVDKSKLFDKPADN, from the coding sequence ATGGGAAAAACTACAAAATATATATTAATAACGGTTGGCGTGGTAATCGTTTTACTGGTGATAGGTAAAATGACCGGCCTGTTAGGCGGCCAAAGCAAAACGCAGGTGGCAACCGAAAAAGTAGCCGTACGCGACATTGTTGAAACCGTTACCGCCAGCGGCAAGATAAAGCCGCACCTTGAAGTGAAAATAAGTGCCGAGGTTTCGGGTGAGATTGTTGAGCTGCCTGTAAGGGAGGGCGATGTGGTTAAAAAAGGCCAGCTGCTGTGTAAAATAAGGCCCGATGCATTAAAATCTGCTTTTGAACGTAACGTGGCATCATACAATACCCAAAAGGCAAGTGTAGGCAACTCAAAACAATTGCTGGCACAGGCACAGGCTACTTATGATAACCAGGCTTCCATCTACAAACGCGATCAAACACTTTTCGATAACAAAGTACTTACAGCAGCCGAGTTTGATGCTGCCAAAGCAAGCTACGAAGGTGCGAAAGCCGGGCTTGAAGCTGCCAAACAAAATGTTATCGGTTCAAACTATGGCCTGGCGCAATCATCAGCATCGGTACAGGAAGCTCAGGCAGACCTGGACAAAACCAGCATTTTTTCGCCTATTGATGGGGTAATATCAAAACTATCTGTTGAAAAAGGTGACCGTGTGTTGGGCACCATACAATTTGCCGGTACTGATATCATGACTGTATCTGATCTGAGTAAAATGGATGTAAATGTTGATGTAAACGAGAATGACATCAATCGTATAGAGCTTGGCGATTCATCAAATATTGATGTGGATGCATTTGTGGATAAAAAATTCTCAGGCGCTGTATCAGAAATTGGTAGCTCGGCAAATGTGGTGGGCACCAATGCCGATCAGGTTACCAACTTCACGGTTAAAGTGCGTATCAACCCTGAATCATACATGGCATTGCTTAACAAAACTGCTACTAACCCTTCACCTTTCCGCCCGGGATTAACTGCTACAGTTGATATCAGGACCAATCACGTGCATGGCATAACCGTTCCGATACAATCGGTAACTACCCGCGAAGAGAAAAAGGCAACTAAACCAGGTGATGCCAGCAGCAGCGATGATGACAAACAGGTAAAAATGAGTACCGTTGTTAAGGAATATGTATTTGTATACAATGCCGGCAAACTGAAACAGGTATTAGTTACTACAGGCATACAGGATGATAGCTACATACAGGTATTAACCGGCCTTAAAAAAGGCGATGAAGTAGTATCGGCACCATACTCCGCTATATCAAAAACATTGAGCGATGGCATGTTGGTTGAGAAAGTTGACAAATCAAAACTATTTGACAAGCCAGCTGATAACTAG
- a CDS encoding NHL domain-containing protein encodes MKSPLLSKVLLSAFSLSILLIINGCGKTDTTTPAVLATLSTNGLIVNLTSTGAQSGGVITNNGGADITLAGVCYSSSNQTPTTSDSKTSDTLVNNPAGTKSFTSTLKSLTAATTYYVRAYATNSAGTAYGAIITFKTNNVTGINTNVSTLAGSITGGFFDGSGASALFANPQGVVTDAQGNVYVADGFNNRIRKITSTGVTTTYAGDGNAGFLNGPAASAEFYAPQGIAIDAQGNLYVADLGNNVIRKISTAGVVSTFCGNGTRGYVNGAATLAEFNNPQGLCVDASGNVFVADRSNNLVRKITAAGVASNFAGSGAAYYFDGTGSDNSFNGPKGVAVDASGNVYVADAGNYSIRKISPAQVVTTLVGNPVQTTIVGTPAGISIDSKGNLYIADQSGRILEITTSKILYVLAGSANTAGYVDGTGTAAKFSSPQGLTIDNNGNIYVADYNNNIIRKVTGAIQQ; translated from the coding sequence ATGAAAAGCCCCTTATTAAGCAAAGTACTTTTATCAGCATTTAGTTTATCTATATTATTGATTATAAACGGTTGTGGTAAAACAGATACTACTACACCGGCAGTTTTAGCTACTTTATCAACAAACGGATTAATAGTAAACTTAACATCCACAGGCGCGCAAAGCGGAGGTGTAATAACCAACAATGGTGGTGCTGATATAACATTAGCTGGTGTTTGCTACAGTTCATCAAACCAAACGCCAACAACATCAGATTCCAAAACATCTGATACCCTGGTAAACAACCCTGCTGGTACAAAAAGCTTTACAAGCACATTAAAAAGTTTAACAGCTGCTACAACCTATTATGTAAGGGCATATGCAACCAATAGCGCCGGTACAGCGTACGGAGCTATTATAACATTCAAAACTAACAACGTTACAGGCATAAATACTAATGTAAGCACATTAGCAGGCAGCATAACAGGCGGATTTTTTGACGGAAGCGGAGCAAGCGCATTATTTGCAAATCCCCAAGGTGTAGTTACCGATGCGCAGGGCAACGTTTATGTAGCTGATGGCTTTAATAATCGTATAAGAAAAATCACATCAACTGGAGTTACTACTACTTATGCGGGCGACGGCAATGCAGGATTTTTGAATGGCCCTGCTGCAAGCGCTGAGTTTTATGCTCCACAAGGAATAGCTATTGATGCCCAGGGTAATTTGTATGTGGCTGATTTAGGTAACAACGTGATACGTAAAATTAGTACTGCGGGTGTAGTCAGCACATTCTGCGGTAACGGAACACGCGGCTATGTAAATGGTGCAGCTACATTAGCTGAATTTAACAACCCGCAGGGGCTATGTGTTGATGCCAGCGGAAATGTTTTTGTTGCCGACCGCAGCAATAACCTTGTACGCAAAATAACTGCAGCAGGGGTTGCCAGCAACTTTGCGGGTTCGGGCGCAGCTTATTATTTTGATGGTACAGGTTCTGATAACTCATTTAATGGCCCTAAAGGCGTAGCAGTTGATGCTTCGGGCAACGTTTATGTGGCTGATGCCGGAAACTATTCTATACGAAAAATAAGCCCGGCACAAGTGGTTACTACCCTTGTGGGCAACCCTGTACAAACAACTATAGTAGGCACACCTGCAGGCATATCAATTGACAGCAAAGGCAATCTGTATATAGCAGACCAGAGTGGCCGCATACTTGAAATAACTACAAGCAAGATATTATATGTATTAGCAGGCTCGGCTAATACCGCAGGCTATGTTGACGGCACAGGTACAGCCGCGAAATTTTCTAGTCCGCAGGGATTAACCATTGATAATAATGGTAATATTTATGTGGCCGATTATAACAACAATATTATCCGCAAAGTAACCGGAGCTATACAACAATAA